In Streptomyces sp. NBC_01707, a genomic segment contains:
- a CDS encoding MFS transporter, with product MATTTRIQPRALVRASGGPRYAVALAVDALGTGLLRPFLLLYGVTVLRLSAPTTGIAMTVGVVVGLVCMPAVGRWLDRGARSTVVAASMLVRVLGVVVLLATPAGHVWPFATAALFLGIGNQAWPAAHAALVATVAHGRERDAALAGGRALRNAGLGAGALLATVCLAGGATALQALAAVTGLAYLTAAALAWSVHVHAHPAVAAAKDRADGPAPRMYALLAANVVYVFCLNVPEIALPLILQTQMHAPPVWAGAIFVTNTVLVVTLQVPVTVLMSRFSRRSVLALAGVVLAASYLGFLAATSLGHGWSGPAVATVSVVCTIGEIIYAGSATALVTALAPAHVLGRALARFQLSTGFGLAVSPAVITTLAPHGPAALWGSLAAATLLSASAVTTEKDQGARHSGCRRQARAGA from the coding sequence ATGGCAACCACCACCAGGATTCAGCCGCGCGCCCTCGTCCGCGCATCCGGAGGCCCCCGCTATGCCGTCGCGTTGGCCGTGGACGCGCTCGGCACCGGCCTGCTGCGGCCCTTTCTGCTGCTCTACGGGGTGACGGTGCTGAGGCTGTCCGCGCCGACCACCGGCATCGCCATGACGGTCGGCGTCGTCGTGGGTCTCGTGTGCATGCCTGCGGTGGGCCGATGGCTGGACCGGGGCGCACGCAGCACGGTCGTGGCAGCGTCGATGCTGGTGCGAGTGCTGGGCGTGGTGGTGCTGCTGGCCACCCCGGCGGGGCACGTCTGGCCGTTCGCGACGGCGGCGCTCTTCCTCGGCATCGGCAACCAGGCATGGCCGGCCGCCCACGCAGCTCTCGTGGCCACGGTCGCCCACGGCCGGGAACGCGACGCCGCTCTCGCAGGGGGGCGCGCTCTGCGCAACGCCGGCCTGGGCGCGGGGGCGCTCCTCGCCACCGTATGCCTGGCGGGCGGCGCCACCGCATTACAGGCGCTGGCGGCCGTCACCGGGCTCGCCTACCTCACTGCGGCGGCCTTGGCGTGGTCGGTCCACGTGCACGCGCATCCGGCCGTTGCCGCGGCCAAGGACAGGGCCGACGGGCCCGCACCTCGGATGTACGCGCTGCTGGCGGCCAACGTGGTCTACGTCTTCTGCCTCAACGTCCCCGAAATCGCGCTCCCTCTGATCCTGCAGACGCAGATGCACGCACCCCCGGTATGGGCGGGGGCCATCTTCGTGACCAACACGGTGCTGGTGGTCACCCTGCAGGTGCCAGTCACCGTTCTGATGTCCCGCTTCTCCCGCCGGTCCGTGCTGGCACTCGCCGGCGTGGTACTAGCCGCGTCCTACCTCGGCTTCCTCGCGGCCACCTCACTGGGACACGGCTGGAGCGGCCCGGCCGTCGCCACGGTGTCCGTGGTCTGCACCATCGGCGAGATCATCTATGCCGGCAGCGCCACCGCCCTCGTCACCGCCCTCGCCCCCGCCCATGTCCTGGGACGCGCACTCGCCCGCTTCCAGCTCTCCACGGGCTTCGGCCTCGCCGTCTCCCCGGCGGTCATCACCACTCTCGCACCTCACGGCCCGGCCGCCCTCTGGGGCAGCCTCGCCGCTGCGACGCTCCTGTCCGCCTCCGCCGTTACCACCGAGAAGGATCAAGGAGCGCGGCACAGCGGTTGCCGCCGCCAGGCGCGAGCAGGCGCCTGA